In Propionicimonas paludicola, a single window of DNA contains:
- a CDS encoding carbohydrate ABC transporter permease has product MATTATAPRRRRKASWVGYLPYLLPAIIAFAVIIGYPLAMNLYFSLFRWKGGLAPMRWVGLGNYADLLADEAFWTSFRNSISMIVAMVIIPTIIGLILAAVLFDYLGRCFGPRVAAVLRATYYLPQILPVAVAGIVWNWILNAQDGAVNVFLGQLGVTDPPDWLGNPALAMPSVMLVLIWVQIGYPVVIFMSALQRVDPELYEAAELDGAGWGARFRAITLPQIKPETFVVTLTCTIAALKVFAPVYVLTRGGPEGTTLVPSYYSFLNFFDKSKVGYGAAVATVLTLVIIAIASAILFFQARVEREERGAR; this is encoded by the coding sequence ATGGCGACCACCGCCACCGCCCCCCGCCGGCGCCGCAAGGCGAGCTGGGTGGGCTACCTGCCCTACCTGCTGCCGGCGATCATCGCCTTCGCCGTGATCATCGGCTACCCGCTGGCCATGAACCTGTACTTCAGCCTGTTCCGCTGGAAGGGCGGGCTCGCCCCGATGCGCTGGGTCGGCCTGGGCAACTACGCCGATCTGCTCGCTGACGAGGCCTTTTGGACGTCCTTCCGGAACTCGATCTCGATGATCGTGGCCATGGTGATCATCCCGACCATCATCGGACTGATCCTGGCCGCCGTCCTGTTCGACTATCTCGGACGGTGCTTCGGCCCCCGGGTGGCCGCGGTGCTGCGGGCGACCTACTACCTTCCGCAGATCCTGCCGGTGGCCGTGGCCGGCATCGTCTGGAACTGGATCCTGAACGCCCAGGACGGCGCCGTGAACGTGTTCCTGGGCCAACTCGGCGTCACCGACCCGCCGGACTGGCTGGGTAACCCGGCCCTGGCCATGCCCAGCGTGATGCTGGTCCTGATCTGGGTGCAGATCGGCTACCCGGTGGTGATCTTCATGTCGGCGCTGCAGCGGGTCGACCCCGAGCTGTACGAGGCCGCCGAACTGGACGGTGCCGGCTGGGGCGCTCGATTCCGGGCCATCACCTTGCCGCAGATCAAGCCGGAGACGTTCGTGGTCACCCTGACCTGCACCATCGCGGCCCTGAAGGTGTTCGCGCCGGTCTACGTGCTGACTCGCGGCGGACCCGAAGGCACCACGCTGGTGCCCAGCTACTACTCGTTCCTGAACTTCTTCGACAAGTCGAAGGTCGGCTACGGCGCCGCCGTGGCCACGGTGCTGACCCTGGTGATCATC
- a CDS encoding ABC transporter substrate-binding protein, translating to MKRISGLALVATSASLALVLTACSGGAAGTAAPSGSPASSSAAAPAEARTFTIWDYESDDSAMGQAWAKAIEIFKSKHPEVTVKTEEQTFEQIQKNAKIVLTGDTVPDVMEYNKGNATAGQLAAQGLIAPLTDAAKQYGWDTKLAGSLSATAKYDDKGLMGSGEWYGVPNYGEFVGVYYNKDMFDKYSLKVPTTMDEFLKVMDTFKAKGVTPLATAGAEYPLGQLWYELVLANGDRSFVDGYQLFKSDVNWQGAPLTTGTQTLSDWIKKGYLAKNSAALKAEDMGVAFIKGTYPMMVSGSWWFGRLSTEMKANWGMFTFPGNKLHPGSSGNLWVVPTKAKNADLAKEFIDITLSKDVQNVLAAKGGLPVAGDTSAITDPKVKELTENFNSILSQDGLAFYPDWPVAGFYDVIVAQLQALANGNKDVNATLEGLGKAYTTGKADILNG from the coding sequence ATGAAGCGCATTTCGGGTCTGGCGCTCGTGGCGACATCGGCGTCGCTAGCGCTTGTTCTGACCGCGTGTTCCGGCGGTGCTGCCGGGACGGCGGCCCCGTCTGGAAGCCCCGCGTCCTCCTCGGCAGCTGCACCCGCTGAGGCCCGCACCTTCACCATCTGGGACTACGAGTCCGACGATTCGGCCATGGGCCAGGCCTGGGCCAAGGCCATCGAGATCTTCAAGAGCAAGCATCCTGAGGTCACCGTGAAGACCGAGGAGCAGACCTTCGAGCAGATCCAGAAGAACGCCAAGATCGTCCTCACCGGCGACACCGTCCCCGACGTCATGGAGTACAACAAGGGCAACGCCACCGCCGGCCAGCTGGCCGCGCAGGGCCTGATCGCCCCGCTCACCGACGCCGCCAAGCAGTACGGCTGGGACACCAAGCTGGCCGGCTCGCTGTCGGCCACCGCGAAGTACGACGACAAGGGCCTGATGGGCTCCGGCGAGTGGTACGGCGTCCCCAACTACGGCGAGTTCGTGGGCGTCTACTACAACAAGGACATGTTCGATAAGTACAGCCTCAAGGTCCCGACCACCATGGACGAGTTCCTCAAGGTGATGGACACCTTCAAGGCCAAGGGCGTCACCCCGCTGGCAACGGCCGGTGCCGAGTACCCGCTGGGCCAGCTGTGGTACGAGCTGGTCCTGGCTAATGGCGATCGCTCTTTCGTGGACGGCTACCAGCTGTTCAAGTCGGACGTGAACTGGCAGGGCGCACCGCTCACCACGGGCACCCAGACCCTCTCGGACTGGATCAAGAAGGGCTACCTGGCCAAGAACTCCGCGGCTCTGAAGGCTGAGGACATGGGTGTGGCGTTCATCAAGGGCACCTACCCGATGATGGTCTCCGGCTCCTGGTGGTTCGGCCGACTGTCCACCGAGATGAAGGCCAACTGGGGCATGTTCACCTTCCCCGGCAACAAGCTGCACCCGGGCTCGTCCGGCAACCTGTGGGTGGTCCCGACCAAGGCCAAGAACGCTGATCTGGCCAAGGAGTTCATCGACATCACTCTGAGCAAGGACGTCCAGAACGTCCTGGCCGCCAAGGGTGGCCTGCCGGTGGCCGGCGACACGTCCGCGATCACCGACCCGAAGGTCAAGGAACTGACCGAGAACTTCAACTCGATCCTGTCCCAGGACGGCCTGGCGTTCTACCCCGACTGGCCGGTGGCCGGCTTCTACGACGTCATCGTGGCCCAGCTGCAGGCGCTGGCCAACGGCAACAAGGACGTCAACGCCACCCTCGAGGGGCTTGGCAAGGCCTACACCACCGGTAAGGCCGACATTCTGAACGGCTGA
- a CDS encoding LacI family DNA-binding transcriptional regulator has product MATIADVARKAGVSVSTVSYALSGTRPISDETRQRIQVAMRELGYHPNAMARSLASRRSNVIALIYPEVATVGNTGGEFVQAAAQRARESGYQLVLWPFRDSEGKEMRNLARQGMADGVLVMEVCLDDDRIDILEAAKIPYAMIGRTRDVSARPSVDIDFEATVIGAIDHLAGLGHRHIAFINHSQERIDAGYGPAVRAAAAFDEQMAKRGLTALSRACEDSPVVGRKVTADLLTSDPRVTAFVTMNELATFGVYAELQARRLAIPDDVSVLGIVTSPGVGTLSYPVLSTMHSPGGELGRLAVDCLLSQLDPARQPIPNQLIACVLEPGMSIGPARTIANVDLGRS; this is encoded by the coding sequence GTGGCGACCATCGCTGACGTGGCACGTAAGGCCGGCGTATCGGTGTCGACGGTCTCTTATGCCTTGTCCGGCACTCGTCCGATCAGTGACGAGACCCGCCAGCGGATCCAGGTCGCCATGCGCGAACTCGGCTACCACCCCAATGCCATGGCCCGCTCCCTGGCCTCCCGGCGCAGCAACGTCATCGCGCTGATCTACCCAGAGGTGGCCACGGTCGGCAACACCGGCGGCGAGTTCGTCCAGGCCGCTGCCCAGCGAGCCCGCGAGTCGGGCTATCAGCTGGTGCTGTGGCCGTTCCGCGACTCCGAGGGCAAGGAGATGCGCAACCTGGCCCGCCAGGGAATGGCCGACGGCGTCCTGGTGATGGAGGTCTGCCTGGACGACGACCGGATCGACATTCTCGAGGCGGCCAAGATCCCCTACGCCATGATCGGACGTACTCGCGACGTCTCCGCTCGTCCCAGCGTCGACATCGACTTCGAGGCCACCGTAATCGGTGCCATCGACCACCTGGCCGGCCTGGGCCACCGGCACATCGCGTTCATCAATCACTCCCAGGAGCGGATCGACGCCGGCTACGGCCCGGCCGTCCGGGCCGCCGCGGCCTTCGATGAGCAGATGGCCAAGCGCGGCCTGACCGCGCTCAGCCGCGCCTGTGAGGACTCGCCGGTGGTCGGCCGCAAGGTGACCGCCGACCTCCTCACCTCTGATCCCCGGGTGACCGCCTTCGTCACCATGAACGAGTTGGCCACCTTCGGGGTCTATGCCGAACTCCAGGCTCGCCGCCTGGCCATTCCCGACGACGTCTCAGTGCTGGGCATCGTCACCTCGCCCGGGGTGGGCACGCTGAGCTACCCGGTCTTGAGCACCATGCACTCCCCGGGCGGGGAACTGGGACGGCTGGCAGTCGACTGTCTGCTCAGCCAGCTTGATCCGGCCCGCCAGCCGATCCCGAATCAACTCATCGCCTGCGTGCTGGAGCCAGGGATGAGCATTGGTCCAGCCCGGACCATAGCGAACGTCGACCTTGGTCGTTCGTGA
- a CDS encoding PfkB family carbohydrate kinase has protein sequence MSAPTGWFVGLATLDVVQRVDGVPAPNQKVVATDTWLAAGGPAANAAIAFAALGGRPVLWTAIGHGSAADVVRADLAGAGVEVIDAAPPGFELTASCVLVDSATGDRIVVSGSAHQPDFPTLPAPELGRAQVLLVDGHHPALALPAARFANERGLPIVVDAGSHKPSFDELFPLASDVLCSADYVHPGGLDASALLALGPQLISVSHGAQPLQWWTATATGQVVPDSIRAADTLGAGDVLHGAYAYALAAGLPRTQALALAVAAASTRVASIGPFVWRSALHSLLS, from the coding sequence ATGAGTGCGCCGACCGGCTGGTTCGTCGGCCTGGCCACCCTCGATGTCGTGCAACGGGTGGACGGCGTCCCGGCCCCCAATCAGAAGGTGGTGGCCACTGACACCTGGCTGGCCGCCGGCGGCCCGGCCGCCAATGCCGCGATCGCCTTCGCCGCGCTGGGTGGACGTCCGGTGCTGTGGACGGCGATCGGCCACGGAAGTGCGGCGGACGTGGTCCGCGCCGACCTGGCCGGTGCCGGGGTCGAGGTGATCGATGCCGCCCCGCCGGGCTTCGAGCTGACGGCGTCCTGCGTGCTGGTCGATAGCGCCACCGGCGATCGGATCGTGGTCTCCGGTTCGGCGCATCAGCCGGACTTCCCGACGCTGCCGGCGCCCGAGCTGGGGCGGGCCCAGGTGCTGCTGGTCGACGGCCACCATCCCGCGCTGGCGCTGCCGGCGGCCCGGTTCGCGAACGAGCGAGGCCTGCCGATCGTGGTGGACGCCGGCTCCCACAAGCCGAGCTTCGATGAGCTGTTCCCCCTGGCCAGTGACGTCCTCTGCTCGGCCGATTACGTCCACCCCGGCGGGCTGGACGCGTCCGCGCTCCTGGCCCTGGGCCCGCAGCTGATCTCTGTCAGCCATGGCGCCCAGCCGCTGCAGTGGTGGACGGCCACGGCGACCGGTCAGGTGGTCCCGGACTCGATCCGGGCTGCGGACACCCTCGGTGCCGGCGACGTCCTGCACGGCGCCTATGCCTACGCGCTGGCCGCCGGATTGCCGCGAACCCAGGCCCTGGCCCTCGCGGTGGCGGCAGCCTCCACCCGGGTGGCCAGTATCGGCCCCTTCGTCTGGCGCAGCGCGCTTCACAGCCTGCTCTCCTGA
- a CDS encoding VOC family protein: protein MSEATPFWLTAFADFPASEFDAGVDFWVDATGHRLSARRGQFEEFASLLPHTGDEYLRVQRLGDGPTRVHLDLHVTDPWTAAETAESLGAELIADFGHGYLVMRSPAGQVFCLVTQTLGAVPTPVDWPEGHFSRVTEVCLDVPAVHYPAEVRFWKSLLGGDWAARGGDDPLVRRAAGDWALGLLLQPAVIATEVSGHLHMSTDDRPAEVERLTALGAQSRAVRSGWTVMEAPGGLSLCVLDLGDGRTP, encoded by the coding sequence ATGTCCGAGGCCACGCCGTTCTGGCTGACCGCCTTCGCCGACTTCCCCGCGTCCGAGTTCGACGCGGGCGTGGATTTCTGGGTGGACGCCACCGGACACCGGCTCTCGGCTCGCCGCGGCCAGTTCGAGGAGTTCGCCAGCCTGCTGCCGCACACCGGGGACGAGTACCTGCGGGTGCAGCGGCTCGGTGACGGCCCCACCCGGGTACATCTGGACCTGCACGTCACCGACCCGTGGACGGCCGCCGAGACCGCGGAGTCGCTGGGCGCGGAGCTGATTGCCGACTTCGGCCACGGCTACCTGGTGATGCGCTCCCCGGCCGGCCAGGTGTTCTGCCTGGTCACCCAAACTCTCGGCGCGGTGCCCACGCCGGTGGACTGGCCCGAAGGTCATTTCAGCCGGGTCACCGAGGTCTGCCTGGACGTCCCTGCGGTGCACTATCCGGCCGAGGTGAGGTTCTGGAAGTCCTTGTTGGGTGGCGATTGGGCGGCTCGGGGCGGCGATGATCCGCTGGTTCGCCGGGCGGCCGGCGACTGGGCGCTCGGGCTGCTGCTGCAGCCGGCCGTGATCGCCACCGAGGTTTCCGGGCACCTGCACATGAGCACCGACGATCGTCCGGCCGAGGTCGAGCGGCTGACCGCGCTCGGTGCCCAGTCCCGGGCGGTCCGCAGCGGCTGGACGGTGATGGAGGCGCCCGGCGGGCTGAGCCTGTGCGTCCTGGATCTGGGCGACGGCCGCACCCCATGA
- the proC gene encoding pyrroline-5-carboxylate reductase, whose product MNSLAVVGAGVMGETLIAGLIRAGWEPSQITAADRHAARLTELSARHGISIADTEPAVAGADAVVIVVKPQDVAEVLPQVASALRPGALVVSLCAGVSTSRLEAALPDGTPVVRVMPNTPAQVDEGMAAISGGSSATAANLEFVTGLLSAVGKVVTVPEKYQDAVTAISGSGPAYLFFVVEAMIDAGVMLGLPRDIATTLVVQTMYGSAKLLADSGEHPTVLRERVTSPGGTTAAALRELEANKVKAAFITAMEAARDRSRDLAGS is encoded by the coding sequence ATGAACAGCCTGGCGGTGGTCGGCGCCGGCGTGATGGGGGAGACCCTGATCGCCGGGCTGATCCGGGCCGGCTGGGAGCCGAGCCAGATCACCGCCGCCGATCGGCACGCGGCTCGACTGACCGAGCTCAGCGCCCGGCACGGCATCTCGATCGCCGACACCGAACCGGCTGTGGCCGGGGCGGATGCCGTGGTGATCGTGGTCAAGCCGCAGGATGTGGCCGAGGTGCTGCCGCAGGTGGCGTCCGCGCTGCGTCCAGGTGCCTTGGTGGTGTCGCTGTGCGCCGGTGTCTCGACCAGCCGACTGGAGGCTGCGCTGCCTGATGGCACTCCGGTGGTCCGGGTGATGCCCAATACCCCGGCCCAGGTGGACGAGGGGATGGCCGCCATCTCCGGCGGCTCGTCGGCCACTGCCGCCAACCTGGAGTTCGTCACCGGCCTGCTCAGCGCGGTCGGCAAGGTGGTGACCGTCCCGGAGAAGTACCAGGACGCGGTCACCGCGATTTCCGGCTCCGGCCCGGCCTACCTGTTCTTCGTGGTGGAAGCCATGATCGACGCCGGTGTGATGCTCGGCCTGCCGCGAGACATCGCCACCACCTTGGTGGTGCAGACCATGTACGGCTCGGCCAAGCTGCTGGCCGATTCCGGGGAGCACCCGACCGTGCTGCGCGAGCGAGTCACCTCGCCCGGCGGCACCACTGCGGCCGCGTTGCGCGAGCTGGAGGCGAACAAGGTCAAGGCTGCTTTCATCACTGCCATGGAGGCCGCTCGCGACCGCAGCCGGGATCTCGCCGGCTCATGA